Proteins encoded within one genomic window of Ursus arctos isolate Adak ecotype North America unplaced genomic scaffold, UrsArc2.0 scaffold_7, whole genome shotgun sequence:
- the ZNF488 gene encoding zinc finger protein 488: MAAGKGAVRSSSAESRWRLSEADQGRGCKPVLLEKTNHPGSEPAAGGGGQPEDCAELALSATPGEVRLGKPMAQKVCWEQGQSAFTEVPQFKKRLEGAQAKEREHDNPTGQPGPQQLTHGTPRDPAGSKVVSLWPSGARGEQRSAFSKPARCPTGRPGPTSLFQAGRPADALGDLLGLINTVDVPCWGQLSNSKFLVGDFWNLQTLPQNAPVCSAFVGAPTLWLKHATGQTPTPSSSSSPASWALQPPTFTSLGLCTQNWCAKCNLSFRLTSDLVFHMRSHHKKEHAGPDLHFKKLREEALTCPICHEYFRERHHLSRHMTSHS; encoded by the coding sequence ATGGCTGCTGGGAAGGGTGCTGTGCGGAGCTCTTCAGCTGAAAGCAGATGGCGGCTTAGTGAAGCCGACCAGGGCAGGGGTTGCAAGCCGGTGCTGCTGGAGAAAACCAACCACCCGGGCTCTGAGCCTGCCGCAGGTGGTGGGGGCCAGCCTGAGGACTGTGCTGAGCTGGCGCTGTCAGCAACTCCAGGCGAAGTCAGACTGGGAAAGCCAATGGCCCAGAAGGTGTGCTGGGAACAGGGGCAGAGTGCCTTCACGGAGGTGCCTCAGTTCAAGAAGAGGCTGGAGGGCGCGCAGGCCAAGGAGAGGGAGCATGATAACCCCACGGGCCAGCCTGGCCCCCAGCAGCTGACCCACGGCACCCCCAGGGATCCAGCTGGCAGCAAGGTCGTCTCTTTGTGGCCCAGTGGAGCCCGAGGGGAGCAAAGAAGCGCCTTCAGCaaaccagccaggtgtcccacagGGAGACCTGGGCCAACCTCTCTCTTCCAGGCAGGCAGACCTGCAGATGCCCTTGGGGACCTGTTGGGACTCATCAACACGGTAGATGTCCCTTGTTGGGGTCAACTTTCAAATTCTAAGTTTTTGGTGGGTGATTTCTGGAACCTGCAAACGTTGCCACAAAATGCTCCTGTCTGCAGTGCTTTTGTGGGTGCCCCCACACTGTGGCTAAAGCATGCCACGGGCCAGACACCCACACCCTCCTCGTCCTCATCCCCTGCCTCCTGGGCTCTGCAGCCACCCACCTTCACCTCCCTGGGCCTGTGCACTCAGAACTGGTGTGCAAAGTGCAACCTTTCCTTTCGTCTGACCTCCGACCTGGTCTTCCACATGCGGTCCCACCACAAAAAGGAGCATGCAGGGCCTGACCTTCATTTTAAGAAGCTGAGAGAAGAGGCCCTCACATGTCCTATTTGCCACGAATACTTCCGGGAGCGCCACCACCTGTCTCGGCACATGACTTCTCACAGTTAG